A region of Fimbriimonadaceae bacterium DNA encodes the following proteins:
- the sasA_6 gene encoding Adaptive-response sensory-kinase SasA — protein MLVLAAIFMGFWFSNAYDLRWHVDDHHVINTAGRQRLYAERVYSAALRLEASALEGSADAIRFQQQNLRDTFSSFAETHAVSRSNLIKMLEPADRGAQLIEEQDQRVNELRRHVSELAQANPSDMSMVHLLVERIQDTKESYRQIIDTQVDLIANSATTRLNRLQSEQTVFLGSAALVLLAGLFLLFQPMAKKAVEAADRIARQNQELEAKLKYERLVAGLARPYVDHDPDRFISDTNSALLAMAKFAGSSAAGMMRLDDSEQRIESITIVRVDPQATIHRAIDLAASELPQLATIRNESGWKLVPGTKQLMAQLAGIDEGSVVSNYFSIAKLEAGGRFLGILGLGWAERPDETILSDEPLRTAITLFAGALAHQRLEESTRLVHRRIGLRPEHLVKLNRTELLAFLERTNRVETIGSVAGGIAHDFNNVLSAIRLAADNAKLGSGDPLSLASNLERIKVAAERGKELVARILDFAKPPEHEPSVSDFAHEVANAIDLVKGSLPPGVRLDLHASEEGLIVAATPTLIHQIVLNLITNAANAIQMGEGRIAVDVHRSDRSDRALLTVSDTGIGMAADVQERVFEPFFSTRKRNGTGLGLAVVHAAVTEAGGSVEVQSKPGVGTTFSISLPIAGAAATDSDPTTNGDRSA, from the coding sequence ATGCTGGTGCTTGCCGCGATTTTTATGGGATTTTGGTTCTCGAACGCCTACGACCTCCGCTGGCATGTCGACGACCACCATGTGATCAACACCGCTGGGCGCCAACGCCTTTATGCCGAGCGGGTTTACAGCGCCGCACTTCGGCTTGAGGCCTCTGCCCTGGAGGGAAGCGCGGACGCCATTCGATTCCAGCAGCAGAACCTCAGGGATACGTTCTCAAGCTTCGCCGAAACTCATGCTGTGTCGCGAAGCAACCTAATCAAGATGCTGGAGCCAGCTGATCGCGGAGCGCAGCTAATTGAGGAGCAAGACCAGCGGGTGAACGAACTCCGTCGACACGTCTCGGAGCTGGCGCAAGCAAATCCCTCGGATATGTCGATGGTGCACCTCCTGGTAGAGCGCATTCAGGACACCAAAGAATCCTATCGGCAAATCATCGATACGCAAGTTGACCTTATTGCGAACTCGGCTACCACGCGGCTCAACCGTCTCCAGTCAGAACAAACCGTGTTCCTCGGCTCGGCAGCGCTGGTGCTGCTCGCCGGACTCTTTCTGCTCTTTCAGCCAATGGCCAAGAAAGCCGTTGAGGCGGCCGATCGAATCGCCAGGCAGAATCAGGAACTGGAAGCCAAGCTCAAGTACGAACGGTTAGTGGCGGGCTTGGCAAGGCCCTATGTGGATCACGACCCTGACCGTTTCATCTCTGATACCAACAGCGCGCTGCTTGCGATGGCCAAGTTTGCCGGAAGCTCGGCAGCCGGCATGATGCGACTGGACGATTCGGAACAGCGTATCGAGTCGATCACCATCGTGCGGGTCGATCCCCAGGCGACAATTCACCGTGCGATCGATCTTGCCGCATCCGAGTTGCCACAGCTGGCTACTATCCGAAACGAATCGGGATGGAAGCTCGTCCCCGGGACAAAACAGCTCATGGCTCAGCTTGCAGGAATCGACGAAGGTTCCGTGGTGAGCAATTACTTTTCGATTGCTAAACTGGAGGCGGGAGGCAGGTTCCTCGGCATTCTCGGACTTGGCTGGGCAGAGCGCCCAGACGAGACCATTCTAAGCGATGAGCCGTTACGCACGGCGATCACGCTGTTCGCCGGCGCCCTCGCCCACCAACGATTGGAGGAGTCGACCCGCCTGGTACACCGAAGGATCGGTCTTCGCCCCGAACACCTGGTCAAGCTCAACCGTACCGAGCTGCTGGCCTTTCTCGAGCGTACCAACCGGGTCGAGACCATCGGATCCGTGGCTGGCGGCATTGCGCACGACTTCAATAACGTGTTGAGCGCTATCCGGCTGGCTGCCGATAACGCCAAGCTCGGATCGGGTGATCCACTGTCGTTGGCGAGCAATTTGGAACGAATCAAAGTTGCTGCCGAACGGGGCAAGGAACTTGTAGCCAGGATCCTCGACTTTGCCAAGCCTCCGGAACATGAGCCGTCGGTTTCTGACTTCGCTCACGAGGTCGCCAATGCCATTGATCTGGTCAAGGGTTCGTTGCCGCCAGGGGTCCGACTTGACCTGCACGCCTCGGAAGAGGGTCTCATCGTTGCTGCGACCCCAACCTTGATTCATCAAATCGTTCTGAATCTGATCACCAATGCGGCGAACGCGATCCAGATGGGAGAAGGGCGCATAGCAGTCGATGTACATCGTAGCGACCGGTCAGACCGGGCGTTGCTGACGGTTTCCGATACGGGCATTGGCATGGCCGCCGACGTTCAGGAACGGGTCTTTGAGCCCTTCTTCTCAACCCGAAAGCGCAACGGCACGGGACTTGGCCTTGCGGTCGTCCATGCGGCGGTAACGGAAGCGGGAGGATCCGTCGAGGTCCAATCGAAGCCCGGGGTCGGGACAACCTTCTCGATCTCGCTTCCGATCGCAGGTGCAGCCGCCACGGATTCGGATCCAACCACTAACGGCGATCGCTCGGCATAA